A single region of the Lycium barbarum isolate Lr01 chromosome 2, ASM1917538v2, whole genome shotgun sequence genome encodes:
- the LOC132621884 gene encoding replication protein A 70 kDa DNA-binding subunit B-like isoform X1, with translation MWDAINPKNNGELISLDMIFIDEKGNLMHAIVRKSHVHRFKHKLIEGALFTIKNFKVVESCGGYRPVESSLKIIFFASTAIKKLSEDIGDIPINGFQFIKPDMIESRVHNNTILSDVVGCLYGVGDMESAGSKWKKRDIQIVTDYSAKSKITLWEEFGEQFAPYLYKKDSGPYIVIVTSTTVKEFRGEVSFSTTSASKVYVNLDIDYIRSLMQKFSTMSAGVQIIESSNVNTIPIEEEMFFNRMDIKELLESDWSPKIQEYVVTVRGKITGIRDYFGWYYISCNVCSKKIKPADGVYRCHQCNKDCKFPLVKYKIHIKVKDKTGDTTVVLFNDVAEKLLDTSAHKLFNKLPLSNNNDVPAQIESLCGKDFVYKLKLNKFNLVEGFENFTVSKLWIPDEDLEVQYKLRKEETGKNLLEDESEPKDQGNKGLFNEMASAIVVVDSLEDPEEELRAIDGAKSRKRRNLIVDDDESTDEDTNKCKK, from the exons ATGTGGGATGCCATTAATCCCAAAAATAACGGCGAATTGATCAGTTTGGATATGATTTTTATTGATGAAAAG GGAAATTTGATGCACGCTATTGTTAGAAAGAGTCATGTTCACAGGTTTAAACACAAGTTGATTGAAGGTGCTTTATTTACCATCAAGAACTTTAAAGTCGTAGAAAGTTGTGGTGGATATAGACCTGTCGAAAGTTCattgaaaattattttctttgccTCAACTGCGATCAAGAAATTATCCGAAGATATTGGTGATATTCCTATTAACGGATTTCAGTTTATTAAACCTGATATGATTGAGTCAAGGGTGCACAACAACACTATCTTATCAG ACGTGGTTGGTTGTTTATACGGAGTTGGGGATATGGAGAGCGCTGGATCAAAGTGGAAAAAAAGGGACATCCAAATTGTTACGGATTA TTCGGCAAAATCAAAAATTACCTTATGGGAAGAATTTGGAGAACAGTTTGCTCCTTATTTGTACAAGAAGGATTCTGGCCCATATATAGTCATTGTAACTTCCACCACAGTTAAAGAATTCCGTG GTGAGGTTAGCTTCTCCACCACCTCTGCAAGCAAAGTATATGTAAATCTTGATATAGATTACATAAGATCTTTGATGCAAAAGTTTTCCACCATGTCTGCGGGAGTGCAAATTATCGAAAGCTCTAATGTTAATACCATTCCTATAGAGGAAGAGATGTTTTTTAACCGGATGGACATTAAGGAGTTGTTGGAGTCTGATTGGAGTCCTAAAATACAG GAATATGTTGTTACTGTAAGGGGAAAAATTACAGGAATACGGGACTATTTTGGCTGGTACTACATTTCGTGCAATGTCTGTTCAAAGAAGATTAAACCCGCAGATGGTGTATATCGATGTCACCAGTGCAATAAGGATTGCAAGTTTCCTTTGGTGAA GTACAAGATACACATAAAAGTGAAAGATAAAACTGGGGATACTACCGTTGTCCTATTCAATGATGTGGCTGAGAAACTCCTTGATACATCAGCTCACAAGTTGTTCAACAAGCTGCCATTGAGTAACAATAATGATGTACCTGCCCAAATTGAAAGCCTCTGCGGGAAAGATTTTGTTTATAAGCTTAAATTAAATAAGTTTAATTTGGTAGAGGGGTTTGAAAATTTTACAGTATCCAAGCTTTGGATTCCAGATGAGGATTTGGAAGTACAATACAAGTTGAGGAAAGAGGAAACG GGGAAGAACTTACTAGAGGATGAAAGCGAGCCTAAAGATCAGGGGAACAAAGGATTGTTCAATGAAATG GCATCTGCTATTGTTGTAGTGGATAGCTTGGAAGATCCTGAGGAAGAACTACGTGCCATTGATGGGGCTAAGAGTAGAAAAAGAAGAAACCTAATCGTAGATGATGACGAATCAACTGATGAAGACACAAATAAGTGCAAGAAATAG
- the LOC132621884 gene encoding replication protein A 70 kDa DNA-binding subunit B-like isoform X2 has protein sequence MWDAINPKNNGELISLDMIFIDEKGNLMHAIVRKSHVHRFKHKLIEGALFTIKNFKVVESCGGYRPVESSLKIIFFASTAIKKLSEDIGDIPINGFQFIKPDMIESRVHNNTILSDVVGCLYGVGDMESAGSKWKKRDIQIVTDYSAKSKITLWEEFGEQFAPYLYKKDSGPYIVIVTSTTVKEFRGEVSFSTTSASKVYVNLDIDYIRSLMQKFSTMSAGVQIIESSNVNTIPIEEEMFFNRMDIKELLESDWSPKIQEYVVTVRGKITGIRDYFGWYYISCNVCSKKIKPADGVYRCHQCNKDCKFPLVKYKIHIKVKDKTGDTTVVLFNDVAEKLLDTSAHKLFNKLPLSNNNDVPAQIESLCGKDFVYKLKLNKFNLVEGFENFTVSKLWIPDEDLEVQYKLRKEETGKNLLEDESEPKDQGNKGLFNEMWIAWKILRKNYVPLMGLRVEKEET, from the exons ATGTGGGATGCCATTAATCCCAAAAATAACGGCGAATTGATCAGTTTGGATATGATTTTTATTGATGAAAAG GGAAATTTGATGCACGCTATTGTTAGAAAGAGTCATGTTCACAGGTTTAAACACAAGTTGATTGAAGGTGCTTTATTTACCATCAAGAACTTTAAAGTCGTAGAAAGTTGTGGTGGATATAGACCTGTCGAAAGTTCattgaaaattattttctttgccTCAACTGCGATCAAGAAATTATCCGAAGATATTGGTGATATTCCTATTAACGGATTTCAGTTTATTAAACCTGATATGATTGAGTCAAGGGTGCACAACAACACTATCTTATCAG ACGTGGTTGGTTGTTTATACGGAGTTGGGGATATGGAGAGCGCTGGATCAAAGTGGAAAAAAAGGGACATCCAAATTGTTACGGATTA TTCGGCAAAATCAAAAATTACCTTATGGGAAGAATTTGGAGAACAGTTTGCTCCTTATTTGTACAAGAAGGATTCTGGCCCATATATAGTCATTGTAACTTCCACCACAGTTAAAGAATTCCGTG GTGAGGTTAGCTTCTCCACCACCTCTGCAAGCAAAGTATATGTAAATCTTGATATAGATTACATAAGATCTTTGATGCAAAAGTTTTCCACCATGTCTGCGGGAGTGCAAATTATCGAAAGCTCTAATGTTAATACCATTCCTATAGAGGAAGAGATGTTTTTTAACCGGATGGACATTAAGGAGTTGTTGGAGTCTGATTGGAGTCCTAAAATACAG GAATATGTTGTTACTGTAAGGGGAAAAATTACAGGAATACGGGACTATTTTGGCTGGTACTACATTTCGTGCAATGTCTGTTCAAAGAAGATTAAACCCGCAGATGGTGTATATCGATGTCACCAGTGCAATAAGGATTGCAAGTTTCCTTTGGTGAA GTACAAGATACACATAAAAGTGAAAGATAAAACTGGGGATACTACCGTTGTCCTATTCAATGATGTGGCTGAGAAACTCCTTGATACATCAGCTCACAAGTTGTTCAACAAGCTGCCATTGAGTAACAATAATGATGTACCTGCCCAAATTGAAAGCCTCTGCGGGAAAGATTTTGTTTATAAGCTTAAATTAAATAAGTTTAATTTGGTAGAGGGGTTTGAAAATTTTACAGTATCCAAGCTTTGGATTCCAGATGAGGATTTGGAAGTACAATACAAGTTGAGGAAAGAGGAAACG GGGAAGAACTTACTAGAGGATGAAAGCGAGCCTAAAGATCAGGGGAACAAAGGATTGTTCAATGAAATG TGGATAGCTTGGAAGATCCTGAGGAAGAACTACGTGCCATTGATGGGGCTAAGAGTAGAAAAAGAAGAAACCTAA
- the LOC132621904 gene encoding uncharacterized protein LOC132621904 — MELVSAVLKEYSGSVNIPLEINLLQQLLPDLARQERILKLKMKRYESTDECIQLKKELGAVKNSRCKYSRLTRKVALIRKQYKYHPKKKIIQLLRFMRRFTKLMKMTNISRRHVPIHQNGHYTTTWNFGPPTYTCQYCGALLWYEERTRKTVQPTNPIFSFCCMEGGRVQLPLMSEPPPYLKYLLGTESGQLGIDFRRNIRVYNSIFAFTSMGGRIDGSINHSKGPYVFRMSGQNYHRIGSLLPEIGKNPQFAQLYIYDTENEINNRMNCLLQEEIDPKIVEALSEMLDNHNILVKSFRMARDRYREHPESVFRLRLISNRTRDGRQYNMPTTSEVAGLIVGDVTEENFQRDIIVEHRKNGLQRITDLHPSFMSMTYPLIHPYGEDGYRPGIQLADMNNKSYKRQNLSMREFYCFRIQQRLNEGQTLLVAGRLLQQYIVDAYMAIEEERFRYIRNNQKKLRADLYSGLMDAILRGDSDCSMIGKSVILPSSHTGGPRYRAQNYQDAMAICRWAGYPDLFLTFTCNPKWPEINAMLSLLGQQGDDNRVDIICRVFQIKLFQLMQDLKKQQPFGKTIACKFKFIHTH, encoded by the exons ATGGAATTGGTATCTGCTGTTCTGAAGGAATACAGTGGCTCGGTGAATATTCCATTGGAAATTAACCTTCTACAGCAGCTTCTGCCCGATTTAGCTAGGCAAGAACGGATACTAAAATTAAAAATGAAGAGATATGAATCAACAGACGAGTGCATACAACTGAAAAAGGAACTAGGTGCTGTAAAAAATAGCCGATGCAAGTATTCCAGATTGACGCGAAAGGTCGCCTTAATTAGAAAACAATACAAGTACCATCCAAAAAAGAAAATTATTCAGCTTCTACGTTTCATGCGAAGATTCACAAAGTTGATGAAGATGACAAACATCTCAAGGAGACATGTTCCGATTCATCAAAATG GCCACTACACAACAACTTGGAATTTTGGCCCCCCAACGTACACATGCCAATATTGTGGAGCCCTTTTATGGTATGAAGAACGGACAAGAAAAACTGTGCAGCCCACAAATCCTATATTCTCATTTTGTTGCATGGAAGGAGGCCGTGTACAACTGCCGTTAATGAGTGAACCACCACCTTATCTGAAGTATCTTTTGGGAACAGAATCCGGACAATTAGGTATCGACTTTCGTAGAAATATCAGGGTTTACAACTCAATATTTGCCTTTACATCTATGGGAGGCCGAATTGATGGATCTATCAATCACTCAAAAGGGCCATACGTTTTCAGGATGAGTGGGCAGAATTACCATCGCATAGGCTCTTTGTTGCCTGAAATTGGTAAAAACCCCCAGTTTGCTcagctatatatatatgatactgaAAATGAGATAAATAATAGAATGAATTGTCTCTTGCAAGaagaaattgatccaaaaattgtTGAAGCCTTATCTGAAATGCTGGACAACCACAATATTTTGGTAAAATCATTTCGAATGGCTAGGGATAGATATAGAGAGCATCCTGAATCTGTGTTTCGGTTACGACTCATATCTAACAGGACAAGAGATGGTCGACAATACAATATGCCAACAACTTCAGAAGTTGCAGGATTAATCGTTGGTGATGTTACTGAAGAAAACTTCCAGCGAGATATTATTGTAGAACATCGAAAGAATGGGCTTCAAAGAATTACAGATTTACACCCAAGTTTCATGTCTATGACATACCCATTAATACATCCGTATGGCGAAGATGGATACAGACCTGGAATTCAATTGGCAGATATGAACAACAAAAGTTACAAGCGTCAAAATTTGTCAATGAGAGAGTTTTATTGCTTCAGGATACAACAAAGACTTAACGAGGGCCAAACTCTCTTAGTAGCTGGTAGACTATTGCAACAATACATTGTTGATGCTTACATGGCAATAGAGGAAGAAAGGTTTCGTTATATTCGGAATAATCAAAAAAAACTCAGAGCTGATCTTTACTCTGGCTTAATGGATGCCATACTCCGAGGTGATTCAGATTGTTCAATGATAGGGAAATCTGTTATCCTGCCTTCATCGCACACTGGGGGGCCTCGATATAGGGCACAAAATTATCAAGATGCAATGGCAATTTGTAGGTGGGCTGGGTATCCAGATTTGTTCCTCACTTTCACTTGCAATCCTAAGTGGCCAGAAATAAATGCAATGCTTAGTTTACTAGGGCAGCAAGGCGATGATAACCGGGTGGACATTATATGCAGAGTTTTCCAGATAAAATTGTTCCAACTAATGCAAGATCTGAAAAAGCAACAACCATTTGGGAAAACAATCGCATGTAAGTTCAAATTTATACATACCCATTGA
- the LOC132621913 gene encoding uncharacterized protein LOC132621913 isoform X2, with product MGNGYNQHHQQQQQQQLYHHIRNGNNSFFLPMLCKLSIKDVKLQNTKNPSSSNNISSDNNEPCSPKVSCMGQVKRNNRVTGFPTPITGPVNPKVKYPKIKKLFSGKNRSSVTVVKESSKINISELDPPLPVVKKVKTVNEDGGLWKRRSGGATLKSLQIQQVHLSTDKNLLQPTTVYERASDRRSLTNTSARPIILCQIDLGIHLHQKLFDC from the exons ATGGGAAATGGTTATaaccaacatcatcaacaacaacaacaacaacaactttaTCACCATATTCGTAATGGAAACAACAGTTTTTTCTTACCAATGCTTTGTAAACTTTCCATCAAAGATGTAAAATTACAAAACACCAAAAACCCTTCATCTTCAAATAATATCTCTAGTGATAATAATGAACCTTGTTCACCAAAAGTAAGTTGTATGGGTCAAGTTAAAAGAAACAATAGAGTTACTGGTTTTCCAACACCCATAACTGGTCCAGTAAATCCAAAAGTGAAATACCCAAAGATCAAGAAATTGTTTTCTGGTAAGAATAGAAGTAGTGTTACTGTGGTTAAAGAGAGCAGTAAAATTAATATTAGTGAATTGGATCCACCGTTACCAGTGGTGAAAAAGGTAAAAACGGTGAATGAAGATGGTGGTTTATGGAAGAGGAGATCTGGTGGGGCCACATTGAAAAGTTTGCAGATCCAACAAGTTCATTTATCTACTGATAAAAATTTACTGCAACCAACTACTGTcta TGAACGGGCATCTGACAGGAGGTCCCTAACAAATACATCAGCACGTCCTATCATTCTTTGTCAGATCGATCTG GGAATCCATCTGCATCAAAAGTTGTTTGATTGTTGA
- the LOC132621913 gene encoding uncharacterized protein LOC132621913 isoform X1: MGNGYNQHHQQQQQQQLYHHIRNGNNSFFLPMLCKLSIKDVKLQNTKNPSSSNNISSDNNEPCSPKVSCMGQVKRNNRVTGFPTPITGPVNPKVKYPKIKKLFSGKNRSSVTVVKESSKINISELDPPLPVVKKVKTVNEDGGLWKRRSGGATLKSLQIQQVHLSTDKNLLQPTTVYERASDRRSLTNTSARPIILCQIDLVLLYIIWISIAVVPFSNTQFAFVQVLHTSPLLIRFFLQLHL; the protein is encoded by the exons ATGGGAAATGGTTATaaccaacatcatcaacaacaacaacaacaacaactttaTCACCATATTCGTAATGGAAACAACAGTTTTTTCTTACCAATGCTTTGTAAACTTTCCATCAAAGATGTAAAATTACAAAACACCAAAAACCCTTCATCTTCAAATAATATCTCTAGTGATAATAATGAACCTTGTTCACCAAAAGTAAGTTGTATGGGTCAAGTTAAAAGAAACAATAGAGTTACTGGTTTTCCAACACCCATAACTGGTCCAGTAAATCCAAAAGTGAAATACCCAAAGATCAAGAAATTGTTTTCTGGTAAGAATAGAAGTAGTGTTACTGTGGTTAAAGAGAGCAGTAAAATTAATATTAGTGAATTGGATCCACCGTTACCAGTGGTGAAAAAGGTAAAAACGGTGAATGAAGATGGTGGTTTATGGAAGAGGAGATCTGGTGGGGCCACATTGAAAAGTTTGCAGATCCAACAAGTTCATTTATCTACTGATAAAAATTTACTGCAACCAACTACTGTcta TGAACGGGCATCTGACAGGAGGTCCCTAACAAATACATCAGCACGTCCTATCATTCTTTGTCAGATCGATCTGGTACTCCTCTATATAATATGGATTTCAATCGCTGTCGTTCCTTTCTCAAATACTCAATTCGCATTTGTTCAAGTTTTGCATACATCACCTCTATTGATACGTTTTTTCCTGCAGTTGCATCTGTAA